A stretch of DNA from Oryza brachyantha chromosome 4, ObraRS2, whole genome shotgun sequence:
ATCAATGTGATTGTAGGTTATTCCAGATGCTATAGGAGGACTTGATCATCTTGAAGAACTTCGTCTTGCTTCCAATGCCTTGATTTCTCTTCCTGATTCCATTGGACTGCTATCCAATTTGAAGATTCTGAATGTAGCAAGCAACAGGTTAAGGTCATTGCCAGATAGCATCTCAAAGTGCAGGTACATAACCTTCCTTGGCTTTACTTTTGGGCTCAGTAAGTGTTATTGTTCAAGAGACTGATCAGTGCAACTCCAGGTCGTTAATTGAGCTTGACGCGAGCTACAACGGGCTTGCTTATCTGCCAACCAACATTGGGTATGAGCTAGTAAATATGCGACAACTCTGGGTCCATATGAACAAGTTGCGGTCACTTCCATCATCTATCTGTGAGATGAGATCATTGTACCTACTGGATGCACATTTCAATGAACTATGTGGTCTGCCATCTGCCATAGGGAAACTTTTAAGTCTTGAAATTATGAACCTAGGCAGCAACTTTAGTGATCTAAAGGATCTCCCTGCATCCTTTGGTGACCTGCTGAATCTGCGTGAACTTGACCTTAGCAACAACCAGATCCATGCTCTTCCAGACAGTTTTGGTCGGTTGGATAAGCTAGAGAAGCTTAATCTAGAACAAAATCCTCTTACTATGCCTCCAATGGACATTGTGAACAAAGGCGTGGATGCGGTGAAAGAATACATGTTAAAGAGGTGGCTTGACATCTTGCTCGAGGAAGAACGGAAGAGCATTGCAATAGCTGAGAGCCCTCAAGCGCCAACCACTCCTTCGGCTTGGCTAGCACGCAGTGTCTCCTGGGTCTCTGATGTTTCCGGAAGCCTTGTGGGGTACCTCAGTGGTGAGaacaaaacagagaaagaTGCCTACCTCGATCAACAGTATTGAAAACTCACTCGCATGTTGTTTGAGCATCGTGTACATACTATAAGATTACAATCTGGGAAATCATTTTGTGTTCCTTGTGAGTCAAGCCATACACCTGTGCTTGCTCTGCATCCCCAAAGCGCTGTTTTGGGGTTTATTTTTCCCATTTTAACTTCTCTAAGCCTTTGTCATAGGCCCAAACTTTTGTTTCGACCTGTTCACCGGTTATATTCCATTGGTTTCAGTTTCTGCTGGAACTGGGATTATTTCAATCTGTTTGCCagttaattttgtatatgcTACCCTCTCTATACCCTATGTTCTAAAATGCAATAATTTCCGGTTTCTGGTGTTCAAATTTTgcttcttatattttgggacaataTCAGTTTGCACTGGTGTTCAAATTTTgcttcttatattttgggacaatgAACCGGAAGCATCAGTTTGCATCGGCATGTGTTTCTATTCTTGCGTTTCGTGTTGTCTGTATTCTTGCGTTTCGTGTTGTCTGTGttagtgtttttatttttgcgtTTCGTGTCTGTGTTAGTAGTATGTAGGTGATGATTGTTCGACttttttaatctaatagtAATTTgcaacgaaaaactaatttatgaataaaaatttatatacgtattacTAGCTATCTAaagtcaatgctaaaaaaaatttagtgaaaaaacttcaaattcaattttaagtttaaagttgaaaatttaaattttgaactatAATCATAAGCATGCTTATACCTGTTAATGTATGCAATGTACACGATATGAGAAGCATCACTCGATCGGTAGGTCATTCTCAGTAGTCTGTACTTACCATGTGTAGGTATTGCATGCTGCTACATTGAAGTATTATTTACAATAAAGGTATTGCATGCTGCTACATTGAAGTATtatttacaataaatatttggttTGTATCACCACTTGATAgttccctaaatatttggttTGCATCTCCAGTTGATACTTCACAACAAAGGGAATGAATTGAACCAGCAGCAGTCACATCCACGAGAATAGCACAAGCACCGAGACACCGACCAACCATAAGATTAGGAACACAATATCGACAGATTAAGTTAAAACACAACTTATAGTAATAGGTACGGTACTCATTTCGATCACAGAACAGTACGTCTCAAAAACACCACCACTAGCACTACACCAGACTAAGGTTTGCTGGCGAGTAGGGGTAGCACGGCAGTACGCGCTATGCGCGTCTGTTTTACTTAGCTATGTATGCTacttttatctatatatcttAGTAGGGCACGGCAAGGTGTTCAATATCTGAGCCACGAGGTCATCACTGGCCTTCCGGGACAACATATACACCGCCACATCCTTCCTCGCTGCCCATGGTGAGCGCCTTGTTTATCTCCGCTTCATCGGATGCCCTGACGAGGATACAAAGCAATGGTTTAGAGTAATTCTTGCAGCATGGAACACTGGAATGAGATATCCTACTTACCAGTTCATGCAGCTCCTCGTGGAGGACATCCCATTCGAGGATGCTGCACAGTTCATCAACGGACTGCTCCATGTTGTACTCGTTACGCCTTAGTATTTCCTTGTTCAGGTCAGCCTTCTTGAAGCCCATCTCCTCCAGCTCTCTCAGCATGTTGTCCTCCAAGCTAGTGATGACTGCACCAGGCGACGTATCGGTAGGCAGGCGAGTATTTGCACCAGTAGATACAGAGGGCATGCTAATAGCAATAGCAGGTGCAGTAGGCTCACTAATAGGAGCAACATCACCAGGCACAGGTGCAGCGGTAGTCACACTAACAGGAGCAGAAGCAGCTTCTGTTGCAGAAGAAGGAACACTAACAGGTTTTGGGAGAGGGATGACATCAGGTGCGGGCAGACCAGTAGGGATCGAAACATTATCAGCTCCAGCAGATGAAGTTGGAAGAGGAATGACTTCAGGTGCAGGCACACCAGTAGGAATTGAAGCCTTTTCAGCTCCAGCATATGAAGTTGGAAGGTCAGTGGCTGGAACTTGCACTGGTTCAAATGCTGTAGGTACAGAAGGCACAGCACTAGAAACATGCTCAGACTCTACCCGTTTAGTGGCTTCATGCAATAATGAACGTGCAAAATGATTAGCTGCGCTTCCAAAGTAATAACCCACGAGATCTGTGGGCTCAACATTCATATCGACAATGGTCTTCCATTCTGTGTTGCTTCCTTCTGGGGGCAGGTTCAAATTTACAGCAGCAGTCTGCTTGTTGCTACTGTTTGGAACAGGGTGCTCCACCTGCACAGAATTGGGCATCCAAATAATCAGATAACAAAGTGCCAAAGCCAATGAGGACAAAAAAGAAGATATGGTATGAACAAACCTGAATAATAACCCAGACTCGCTGACCAAACATCTGGCCAGCGGGCGATGCCAATCTCCAGTATGATATGTACCTACCAGGCTTTGTAGGTGTGACAAAATCAACGCCAACATCGATCTCTTGATCAATAGGAAAACCATCCACTGAAATCTGcacaaaatatcaaatcataGCAAGAATTTAGTGCAATACTGTCCTACACTCTGGAACATGCATTGGTAGATAAACTAACTAAATACACAAAGTTAGTGTGTACCCCTAATTTAACTGAACTGTGGCG
This window harbors:
- the LOC102707488 gene encoding plant intracellular Ras-group-related LRR protein 3 — protein: MDPAPQSHPILSYVLSRLPTLAKTRPAGGGDFDIEQPPVHTPSPRTPSTAGEFELVERMPGLRHPSVLRAMTRAVADVSAARSALQVLGPRPDHELVDSSRAIVAAAEAGAGSRVPEGDLEACRAVVRLEETHDAYEALLQEAEGRLEAVYRSAMQGKDLEESDGKDESGAEAGDATVQEEVIAVLKQAEEGKSVESVRLVDRQLRHLPEAFGRIQGLRVLDVSRNQLEVIPDAIGGLDHLEELRLASNALISLPDSIGLLSNLKILNVASNRLRSLPDSISKCRSLIELDASYNGLAYLPTNIGYELVNMRQLWVHMNKLRSLPSSICEMRSLYLLDAHFNELCGLPSAIGKLLSLEIMNLGSNFSDLKDLPASFGDLLNLRELDLSNNQIHALPDSFGRLDKLEKLNLEQNPLTMPPMDIVNKGVDAVKEYMLKRWLDILLEEERKSIAIAESPQAPTTPSAWLARSVSWVSDVSGSLVGYLSGENKTEKDAYLDQQY